The Nocardia terpenica nucleotide sequence CACCCGACGCACCCAGCCACGTCACACCTCGCAGGGCGACGCTGGAGACCAGCATGTCGAACAGTGTCGCGGCCTGACTGGGCGCTCCCTGGAAGAATGCGAGAAACGTAGGATTATCCATGGCCACGAATGTTGGCTCCAACACTTCTTCGTAGATCCGGAGTACATCCCTGGGGTCGCGCCCGACGGGGCCGATCACGCCGTCCAATGCCTTCTTCAGTTCCGCCTGCCCACCCGGACTCCCCAATGGAAGCGGTCCGTTCGCCATGCGCCGTCGCACCGTCGAGAGCATCAACTGGACGAAATCCTCTGCGTAGGTGTGCAATCCGGGAAGTGCGCCCGGCCGATCGCCCGTCTCCTCAGAGGACATGCACGCTCCCCTGGGCCGCGCCGAGGGACGGTGTCACATTCAAGCCCAAGGTTGGATCACACCGTCGGATCGCCCCTGCAAACCGTCGGCCAACGGCAAAAACACCGGTCGAGGTCGAGAATTCGGAAAACGTCATACCGCCCGTGCCAAGGGAGGCGAGTCGAAGCACCGGAGGCCGGACAACCCGTTGTACGACCCAAAGCTCCTCTCCGGTAACGGCATCGTCGATGGCCTGCTCCCAGGCCGACTGCTCTGTGGCAGGGCCGAAGACCAGCCCTTCTCCGCAGCAGCCGTCAGCGGGCTTCAACACGTATGCCGATCGCTGCTGGGCGACCGTCTCCGCGACGTCGTCGATCATCCTGGTCCACGGCAGCGCGGCATTGATCCGCTCGGCGAGGGAGGACGGAAGGCTCCCGGACGCCGCCGCCTCGGACAGGATGGCCAGAAAGCCTTTGTTGACGAAGACATTTCCCACCAGATTGCCCACCAACGAGACCGAGCCACGGTCCACATGCTCCACCAGGTGTCGCCAACGGTCGTCCTTGAGTCCGGGGGTGCCGTCGCTTTCGTCGAAGAAGCGGTAGAGGGCATCGACCCGCCTCCCGTCATATCTGATGTATTCGCCGTCGAGGTCGAGGTCCTCGACCGCGGCGGCTACGGCCGTGATGCCGTACCGGCCCAGTGCCCTGACCAGTCCGAGGTAGGAGTGCGACGGCATATTGTCGTCCTCGTGCCCCCAATAGGCGACGACCATCAGTCGCGACCGGTCCAATCGGTCGACCTCGGCCAGATGCTCAGCGAGCGCCCGCACCGTATCGACATACGTTGCGCCGACGCCGCGTAAGTACTCGGCCGATTCGGGCCATGCGTCGTACATTCGCGCCAGTACCGCGCTCATCGCGATACCGCCCAGCGGTGTTCCGGCATTGAGCTCCACGAACCACGGAGCACCCGAGCTGTCGAAGACGACGTCGG carries:
- a CDS encoding circularly permuted type 2 ATP-grasp protein: MAELSVPLDAWPFVLTPQFLSRGALAALRTGLTAILDGIDIVLREKFQHDPGRLAAALRLPPRQRDVYRIGAAQDWARIARPDVVFDSSGAPWFVELNAGTPLGGIAMSAVLARMYDAWPESAEYLRGVGATYVDTVRALAEHLAEVDRLDRSRLMVVAYWGHEDDNMPSHSYLGLVRALGRYGITAVAAAVEDLDLDGEYIRYDGRRVDALYRFFDESDGTPGLKDDRWRHLVEHVDRGSVSLVGNLVGNVFVNKGFLAILSEAAASGSLPSSLAERINAALPWTRMIDDVAETVAQQRSAYVLKPADGCCGEGLVFGPATEQSAWEQAIDDAVTGEELWVVQRVVRPPVLRLASLGTGGMTFSEFSTSTGVFAVGRRFAGAIRRCDPTLGLNVTPSLGAAQGSVHVL